Proteins encoded by one window of Pyrinomonadaceae bacterium:
- a CDS encoding glycosyltransferase, whose translation MTMAVFASQTASKTNVLLLLNSFETGGAEGQLVLLARLLTDSGRYHVHLACLSRTGPLLAEAEKLVDEEIAEFPLNSFYDGNMARQLRKFRTFLRERKIDVVHTDGFYTNIFGVIGAKLAGVPARIGFRGETQTDGRTSAQNLVERSAFRFASVVHANSEAVKNFLVEQGVPARNIAVVYNGLDFARVMPPADLTRNTALELFDLPRERRFVTMVANLHNPVKDYPMFLRAAASVRAKVSDAAFVVAGEGEMLEDLRALARDLRIERDVFFIGRCNRVAELLFASDVCVLSSKAEGFSNAILEYMGAARPVVATDVGGAREAIVEGESGYLVASGDHETMATRITELLQNSQKGKAMGERGRGIVQQKFSSEVQLQRTAELYEKFLSKSLSSSVSVPGAVATGW comes from the coding sequence ATGACGATGGCCGTTTTTGCTTCCCAGACCGCTTCAAAAACCAATGTCCTGCTGCTGCTCAACAGCTTTGAGACCGGCGGCGCAGAAGGACAGTTGGTGCTGCTCGCGCGTTTGCTAACCGATAGCGGACGTTATCACGTGCACCTTGCGTGTTTGAGCCGCACCGGGCCCTTGCTTGCCGAAGCAGAAAAGTTGGTTGACGAAGAGATCGCGGAGTTCCCGCTCAACAGTTTTTATGACGGGAACATGGCGAGACAGCTTCGTAAGTTTCGGACGTTCCTGCGCGAGCGCAAGATTGACGTTGTTCACACCGACGGCTTCTACACAAATATTTTCGGCGTCATCGGGGCGAAGTTGGCTGGAGTGCCGGCGCGCATCGGATTTCGAGGCGAGACCCAAACTGATGGACGGACGTCCGCACAGAATCTCGTCGAGCGCTCCGCGTTCCGTTTCGCCAGTGTGGTTCACGCAAACTCTGAAGCGGTAAAGAATTTTTTGGTTGAACAGGGCGTGCCGGCGCGGAACATCGCCGTGGTTTACAACGGGCTCGATTTTGCGCGCGTGATGCCGCCGGCGGATTTAACTCGCAACACCGCCCTGGAACTTTTCGATTTACCGCGCGAGCGAAGGTTCGTCACGATGGTCGCGAACCTGCACAATCCGGTAAAGGACTATCCGATGTTCCTGCGCGCAGCAGCTTCCGTGCGCGCAAAAGTTTCGGATGCCGCTTTTGTTGTGGCCGGCGAGGGCGAGATGCTTGAAGACCTGCGCGCACTCGCGCGAGACCTGCGAATCGAGCGTGATGTTTTCTTCATCGGCAGATGTAATCGTGTCGCTGAGCTATTGTTTGCATCCGACGTATGCGTGCTGAGTTCAAAGGCCGAAGGATTCTCGAACGCGATTCTTGAATACATGGGTGCGGCTCGCCCGGTCGTCGCCACAGATGTAGGAGGCGCGCGCGAGGCAATCGTCGAAGGTGAAAGTGGTTACCTTGTCGCCTCCGGCGATCATGAAACGATGGCAACGCGCATTACTGAGTTGCTGCAAAATTCGCAAAAGGGGAAAGCGATGGGCGAGCGTGGCCGCGGAATCGTACAGCAGAAGTTTTCATCCGAGGTTCAGCTTCAGCGAACCGCAGAGCTTTACGAGAAGTTTCTGTCAAAGAGCCTGTCGAGCTCGGTGTCAGTACCGGGAGCGGTAGCGACCGGGTGGTAG
- a CDS encoding YdcF family protein, which produces MKHRRRLLKRVLITTLCLALAWPFVAWAAAKFLHVQQHVASADAIVVLSGPGTYLERNDWAARLYHERRAPLVLISNEGLLSGWSASDDRNLYFHELASRRLQQHGVPAKDLRIVSDIGAGTYQESVRLCDYAAAEKLNRILIVTSAYHSRRARWSIQRACKDKPIQIGMESPAPGWQTPPPASWWWHKSGWRLVAAEYVKMIYYRLSY; this is translated from the coding sequence ATGAAGCATCGTCGCCGCCTATTGAAGCGCGTGCTCATCACGACGCTCTGCCTCGCACTCGCCTGGCCGTTTGTCGCGTGGGCGGCCGCTAAATTTCTGCACGTCCAACAACACGTCGCGTCGGCCGATGCGATCGTCGTGCTCAGTGGCCCAGGCACCTACCTTGAACGCAATGACTGGGCGGCCAGGCTTTACCACGAACGGCGCGCGCCGCTTGTTCTCATAAGCAACGAAGGATTGTTAAGCGGATGGTCAGCGAGCGATGACCGCAACTTGTACTTCCATGAGTTGGCCTCTCGTCGTTTGCAGCAACACGGGGTTCCCGCGAAAGACCTTCGCATCGTTTCCGACATTGGCGCCGGAACTTATCAGGAGAGCGTGCGTTTGTGTGACTACGCCGCCGCTGAGAAACTCAATCGCATATTGATCGTGACCTCTGCGTATCATTCGCGCCGGGCTCGCTGGTCAATTCAACGAGCCTGTAAAGACAAGCCAATTCAAATTGGAATGGAGAGTCCGGCGCCGGGCTGGCAGACGCCCCCGCCCGCGTCCTGGTGGTGGCACAAATCGGGATGGCGATTAGTGGCTGCCGAGTACGTGAAGATGATTTATTACCGTTTGAGCTACTAG
- a CDS encoding PEP-CTERM sorting domain-containing protein: MAVFIGAALFAAPAQAETITLTGGQVILNLSPRGIMSTNLTGPNFQLSATGDLAFGQTLNEFRICSTAGCGGLDTLAMATFNGLGPTGLVTGGGSFDESTITGSITLHNSDDTRLDTPPFPFTIDFVGVGTLERTETRVTFTVNSPVPEPGTMLLLGSGLTAVVAAVRRRRNTRPPAN; the protein is encoded by the coding sequence ATGGCGGTCTTCATCGGCGCGGCTCTGTTCGCCGCTCCTGCACAGGCCGAGACGATTACGCTCACCGGTGGTCAAGTCATACTCAATCTCAGCCCCAGAGGGATAATGTCCACTAACCTGACCGGGCCGAATTTCCAGCTCAGTGCGACTGGCGACCTTGCTTTTGGTCAAACTCTGAACGAGTTCAGAATCTGTAGCACAGCCGGTTGCGGCGGTCTTGACACGCTTGCCATGGCCACCTTCAATGGCCTTGGCCCCACCGGATTAGTTACGGGAGGCGGCAGTTTCGACGAATCGACCATCACTGGATCAATTACGCTGCACAACAGCGATGATACGCGTCTCGACACACCACCCTTTCCGTTTACGATCGATTTTGTCGGTGTAGGTACGCTTGAGAGGACGGAAACAAGGGTGACATTCACAGTTAACTCGCCCGTTCCGGAGCCCGGAACAATGCTGCTACTCGGATCAGGTCTCACGGCTGTGGTGGCGGCTGTCAGGCGCCGGCGCAACACGCGGCCACCCGCGAACTAG
- a CDS encoding glycosyltransferase: MLKQSSSPKYTPPADGTPGKALRRQAGIRILTNLGALNQSHCPDTPLTFSYVTEDDDAKQFLANCIRSDLVIVHTDPTKLMLACALKWVLPLRFKIVSVDLIVRTPRSLSGRIKTFLQKILFKRVHRFILYFKDLRGCERLYGIGPERTIYVPFKVNQLREIQRRLAIEPPGDGEYVMCAGRTMRDIKTFVAAMKGVECPGILHQQPADMMAAHGTDVWQDELPPNLKLVIDDSYSHEVFLDFIAKARLIVIPRYKNDIGPAGIATYLVAMAMNKCVVISEGPGVGDVLTNEAVIVPPEDAAALAQQIALLWDDHTQRREIAKRGQRYATSAGGDDRLYGDIVRTSVKSFVEAGFASVPQDETAVRQTLPIAAAIGVRQTSEDV, encoded by the coding sequence ATGTTGAAGCAAAGCTCAAGTCCAAAGTACACACCTCCGGCTGATGGTACGCCGGGGAAAGCTTTGCGCCGGCAGGCCGGCATTCGCATTCTCACAAATCTGGGCGCGTTGAATCAGTCTCATTGTCCTGACACACCACTCACCTTTTCCTATGTCACCGAAGACGATGACGCGAAGCAGTTCCTCGCCAACTGTATCCGTTCCGACCTCGTCATCGTGCACACTGATCCAACCAAACTCATGCTGGCTTGCGCTCTGAAATGGGTTCTTCCACTTCGCTTCAAGATCGTTTCGGTAGATCTAATTGTCCGTACCCCGAGATCCCTAAGCGGGCGAATCAAGACTTTTCTGCAGAAGATACTCTTCAAGCGCGTGCACCGATTTATTTTGTACTTCAAGGACCTGCGCGGGTGCGAGCGTCTTTACGGCATTGGCCCGGAGCGAACCATCTACGTTCCCTTCAAGGTGAATCAATTGAGAGAGATTCAGCGCCGGCTCGCAATCGAACCGCCAGGCGATGGTGAGTACGTGATGTGCGCGGGTCGCACCATGCGTGACATCAAGACGTTCGTGGCCGCCATGAAGGGCGTTGAATGTCCCGGCATACTTCATCAGCAACCCGCAGACATGATGGCCGCCCACGGAACTGATGTTTGGCAGGACGAGTTACCGCCGAATCTAAAGTTGGTAATTGACGACTCGTACAGTCATGAAGTGTTTCTGGACTTCATCGCGAAGGCACGCCTGATTGTCATTCCGCGATACAAGAATGATATTGGGCCGGCAGGTATTGCTACTTACCTGGTCGCGATGGCGATGAATAAGTGCGTAGTGATTAGCGAGGGTCCAGGGGTCGGCGATGTACTCACTAATGAAGCTGTGATTGTGCCGCCGGAAGACGCGGCCGCACTCGCGCAGCAGATTGCTTTACTTTGGGACGACCACACGCAGCGTCGCGAGATTGCTAAACGCGGCCAAAGATACGCCACGTCGGCAGGAGGCGATGATCGATTGTACGGCGACATTGTGCGAACCAGCGTGAAAAGCTTTGTTGAAGCTGGCTTCGCAAGTGTTCCTCAGGACGAGACTGCGGTTCGCCAGACCTTGCCAATAGCCGCCGCGATTGGTGTGCGGCAGACGAGTGAAGACGTGTAA
- a CDS encoding glycosyltransferase family A protein produces the protein MRVSVIIPLFNKAPFIERALRSVAAQTFADFEIIVIDDGSTDGGLRIVEKFTDSRLHIIRQENAGPGAARNRGLREARGEFVAFLDADDEWLPQFLSESVELLDQNSHAGAVTSGYSAFPGGESTEKVWRARGLLNGLTRVKADSAPQSVTALLAYMTPCTTVARTAVLRKLGGFYERERCAYGEDAHLFLKVLLNEAIVVNLKPLALIHFEASGAAQTRRSVRPVEPFLNRPEEIGAYCPAHLRALLSRVLAIRAFKTACMLGYWGNWREARALVGRFRVGGSWRLPYYTSSLVCRTPIAAAIGKVWRTAVSS, from the coding sequence ATGCGCGTCTCCGTCATCATTCCGCTCTTCAACAAAGCGCCGTTCATCGAGCGGGCCCTGCGCTCCGTCGCGGCCCAGACGTTTGCCGATTTTGAAATTATCGTTATCGATGACGGTTCGACTGACGGCGGACTGAGGATCGTTGAGAAGTTCACCGATTCGCGCTTACACATCATCAGGCAGGAAAATGCCGGGCCGGGAGCCGCGCGAAACCGCGGTCTCCGTGAAGCCCGTGGCGAGTTCGTCGCGTTCCTTGATGCGGATGACGAATGGCTGCCGCAATTTCTTTCCGAGAGTGTTGAGTTGCTGGATCAGAATTCGCACGCCGGCGCCGTGACCTCCGGCTATTCCGCTTTTCCCGGTGGCGAATCAACGGAAAAGGTTTGGCGCGCGCGCGGGCTACTGAATGGATTGACGCGGGTTAAAGCTGACTCTGCACCGCAATCTGTTACGGCGCTGCTCGCATACATGACTCCATGCACGACAGTTGCGCGGACTGCGGTGCTGCGCAAGTTAGGCGGCTTTTATGAGCGCGAACGTTGCGCCTACGGCGAAGATGCGCACCTGTTTTTAAAAGTTCTATTGAACGAGGCTATCGTGGTGAACCTCAAACCACTGGCGCTAATTCATTTTGAAGCTTCGGGCGCCGCACAGACGCGGCGCAGTGTGCGGCCTGTCGAACCGTTTCTCAATCGTCCGGAAGAAATTGGCGCGTACTGTCCTGCACATCTGCGCGCGCTGCTTTCGCGCGTGTTGGCGATCCGCGCGTTTAAGACTGCTTGTATGCTCGGTTATTGGGGAAATTGGCGCGAAGCTCGCGCGCTGGTCGGACGTTTTCGCGTCGGCGGTTCCTGGCGATTGCCCTATTACACGTCTTCACTCGTCTGCCGCACACCAATCGCGGCGGCTATTGGCAAGGTCTGGCGAACCGCAGTCTCGTCCTGA
- a CDS encoding glycosyltransferase, whose translation MKILSIIEATTVTGPAKNLLNFCRLLRSPEFCRDGVPRIEVSIVTFDRVAGNSDSTGNAFVEAARDAGITVDVITERFRFDRAVIKQLRDIVARRAPDIIQTHMIKSHFLVKLSGLGKQYPWIAYHHGYTSTDLKMQFYNQLNRWSLPSADLVIAVCGEFARQLTASGVQKDRIRVRHNSVKAPRTVSSDEKLSLRERFGIGGDEKVLLAVGRLSREKGHADLVESVALLRTAEPDLKFKLLIVGEGPEQANLSRIVTERNLESHVVFVGHVNDVAPFYAIAEVVALPSHSEGSPNVLLEAMAAGLPIVATAVGGIPEIATSEVNALLVPARDPSAFAKALQRALIELELARTVKSNAIARAREFSPESHAHSLIKIYEELLSVPGAVATGSITRDGFLDPLATITARGMPARGHRSAPGTDPI comes from the coding sequence ATGAAAATCCTGAGCATTATTGAAGCGACAACCGTCACCGGTCCGGCAAAGAATCTCCTGAACTTCTGCCGCCTGCTGCGTTCACCCGAGTTTTGCCGGGACGGGGTTCCGCGGATCGAAGTGTCGATCGTCACCTTCGATCGAGTGGCTGGAAATTCCGATTCGACTGGGAATGCTTTCGTGGAAGCGGCCCGTGACGCGGGCATCACGGTGGACGTCATTACCGAACGCTTTCGATTTGATCGCGCCGTCATCAAGCAGTTGCGCGACATAGTTGCGCGACGCGCGCCGGACATCATTCAGACTCACATGATCAAATCGCACTTTTTGGTGAAGCTTTCCGGACTTGGAAAGCAATACCCGTGGATCGCTTATCACCATGGCTATACAAGCACCGACTTAAAAATGCAGTTTTATAACCAGCTGAATCGCTGGTCGTTGCCGTCGGCTGATCTCGTGATCGCCGTTTGTGGCGAGTTTGCCAGGCAACTTACGGCGTCGGGCGTTCAGAAAGATCGAATTCGCGTCAGACACAACTCAGTCAAAGCGCCGCGAACAGTTTCCAGTGATGAAAAGCTGTCATTGCGTGAAAGGTTTGGTATCGGCGGAGACGAAAAGGTTTTGCTTGCCGTTGGCCGGCTTTCGCGCGAGAAGGGTCACGCGGATCTCGTTGAGTCAGTTGCTTTGCTCCGCACGGCTGAGCCGGATCTGAAATTCAAACTTCTGATCGTCGGTGAGGGGCCGGAGCAAGCGAATCTCTCGCGCATCGTCACTGAACGTAACCTCGAGTCGCACGTTGTCTTTGTCGGACACGTCAATGATGTCGCGCCCTTCTATGCGATTGCAGAGGTGGTCGCGTTGCCGTCGCACAGCGAAGGTTCGCCTAATGTTCTGCTTGAGGCGATGGCCGCCGGACTGCCAATCGTCGCCACCGCCGTCGGCGGGATTCCTGAGATTGCAACTTCAGAAGTAAACGCCTTGCTTGTTCCGGCACGCGATCCTTCAGCGTTTGCTAAAGCCCTGCAACGAGCGCTTATCGAGTTGGAACTCGCGCGGACGGTGAAGAGCAATGCGATCGCGCGTGCGCGGGAGTTCTCTCCCGAATCACACGCTCATTCACTGATTAAGATCTATGAGGAGCTTCTGTCAGTACCCGGAGCGGTAGCGACGGGATCTATCACTCGAGACGGGTTCCTTGATCCCCTCGCTACCATCACCGCACGCGGGATGCCCGCGCGGGGGCACCGGTCCGCTCCGGGTACTGATCCGATCTAG
- the xrt gene encoding exosortase: MSVAIQEKFYKPVAIAAALAFVYFAVLMKLSRDWWADENYSHGLLVPFIIGFIVWQERKRFTEQHRTSALWIGVVCVSFALLALWAGTAGAELFVQRASLLLMLAGIVIYFFGVRIIQVVAVPMLLLALAIPIPQIIFNKIAFPLQLFASKCAVAAMSFFEIPVLRQGNVIELMPLGATEPKRLAVVEACSGIRSLMTLVTLAVVYAYFTRPNRSAGDPPAAGQRPAYRTFGFWRSVILIVSAVPIAILTNAGRVSGTGVLAHYYGTKVADGFFHSFSGWVIYLVAAALLFAMGWTLDRTAPLFERFKGGPARSGNSPTPNESTGATTLREAQS, translated from the coding sequence ATGAGTGTCGCCATTCAAGAAAAATTCTACAAACCTGTCGCAATCGCAGCCGCGCTGGCGTTTGTCTACTTCGCGGTGTTGATGAAGTTAAGCCGTGACTGGTGGGCGGACGAGAACTATTCGCACGGCCTGCTGGTGCCGTTCATCATCGGCTTCATCGTCTGGCAAGAACGAAAGCGATTCACCGAACAGCATCGCACCAGCGCGCTTTGGATCGGCGTTGTTTGTGTCAGCTTCGCTTTGCTCGCCCTGTGGGCCGGAACCGCGGGCGCCGAGTTGTTTGTGCAGCGCGCGTCGCTGTTGCTGATGCTGGCGGGCATCGTGATCTACTTCTTCGGCGTTCGCATCATCCAGGTGGTCGCCGTGCCGATGTTGCTATTGGCGTTGGCGATTCCCATCCCGCAGATCATCTTCAACAAGATTGCTTTTCCGCTCCAGCTCTTCGCGTCGAAGTGCGCAGTGGCGGCAATGTCGTTCTTCGAGATTCCGGTGCTGCGGCAGGGCAACGTAATTGAGCTAATGCCGCTCGGCGCGACTGAGCCGAAGCGACTCGCAGTGGTGGAAGCTTGCAGCGGCATCCGGTCGCTGATGACGCTCGTCACTCTGGCAGTCGTTTATGCGTATTTCACGCGGCCGAATCGGTCCGCAGGCGACCCGCCTGCTGCAGGCCAGCGGCCTGCGTACCGGACGTTCGGGTTCTGGCGCTCAGTGATTCTGATTGTTTCGGCCGTCCCGATCGCTATTCTGACCAACGCTGGGCGAGTCAGTGGCACCGGTGTTTTGGCCCATTATTACGGCACAAAAGTGGCAGACGGGTTCTTTCATTCGTTCTCAGGCTGGGTGATTTATCTGGTCGCGGCGGCGTTGCTGTTCGCGATGGGTTGGACGCTCGACCGCACCGCGCCCCTCTTTGAAAGGTTTAAAGGCGGGCCCGCCCGGTCTGGCAATAGCCCCACGCCAAACGAATCTACGGGCGCGACCACCCTCCGCGAGGCGCAAAGCTAA
- a CDS encoding EpsI family protein gives MSKSNSKRFWILLVVLLIGGGVINVWERAGEAKISRKSLQEFPSQFGSWRQSGADIRFDAETEKVLRADEYLSRNYESDGHVVSFYAGYYASQRTGATYHSPLNCLPGSGWVMSDGGRIMITPSGSRPPFEANRYVIQNGNNRALMLYWYEGRGRPLASEYWGKIYTVIDSVRRRRSDGAMVRIMVPIAGSEEEAEKAAVEVASQAAPELPAFIPD, from the coding sequence ATGTCGAAATCGAATTCAAAACGGTTCTGGATTCTGCTCGTCGTACTGCTGATTGGCGGCGGAGTCATCAACGTGTGGGAGCGTGCCGGCGAAGCGAAGATTTCACGCAAGTCGCTGCAAGAATTTCCTTCTCAGTTCGGATCATGGCGACAAAGCGGCGCCGACATCCGGTTCGATGCCGAGACGGAAAAGGTGCTTCGCGCGGACGAATATCTCTCGCGCAACTATGAATCCGATGGCCACGTCGTGTCGTTCTATGCCGGCTACTACGCATCGCAACGAACGGGCGCAACGTATCACAGCCCGCTCAATTGCCTGCCTGGGTCGGGGTGGGTGATGAGCGATGGCGGGCGAATCATGATTACTCCGTCGGGTAGCCGTCCGCCATTCGAAGCCAATCGTTACGTGATTCAGAACGGCAACAACCGAGCGTTGATGCTGTATTGGTACGAAGGGCGCGGCCGGCCGCTCGCCAGCGAGTACTGGGGCAAGATCTACACTGTGATCGACAGCGTCCGCCGCCGGCGTTCGGATGGGGCGATGGTGCGCATCATGGTGCCGATCGCCGGCTCGGAAGAAGAAGCCGAGAAGGCCGCAGTTGAAGTTGCTTCGCAAGCAGCTCCGGAACTGCCGGCATTTATTCCTGACTAA
- a CDS encoding tetratricopeptide repeat protein, whose product MKNRECRRKSYVLPLFLSLLAAIFVLGACTTPEKAKANHVARGQALLKEKKFQEAVLEFRSALQIDDKLAEAHWGLANAYEGLQRYQEAFEEMRATASLDPNHLDSRVKLGNYYLVGAKHSSAALGEAERLAKEVLEKDPNHIEGHILMGGVLFAQDKKQEAFAELNRAIELNPQRVESYLSLARFYVLTRDIATAEATYQRAISVSGGSAMAHYEYGKFLVGAQRLDEAEAAFQKAVQVEPSNRDARFIIASFYLVNKRLDKAEESYKALAEMDKDKPEGRSILGDFYSSVGRLDEAIAIYREVLTKSPDYTQAHYRLAEIMLNRRDVAGAKNEVDSVLKNDATDRQALILRARIQMQAGQANDLKVAIEDLREVLRQEPNSRAGLFFMAEANFRLGQMDQARVFAGDLERNYPDYLPAKLMQIQINLASGDAKSALKLAEQLQERLAKAAPDRDTSPQMLVELRVKALIAHGSAALQLRDIKTARQDFTAARDAAPNSPDSHVNLAAVALAESKVDEAIGFYNSALAIDGAHFNSLRGLMNVYTAQRKPDQAHARIDQAIASQPSNASLHFLKGQVYGYEMNAQGAEASFRRALEIDGNYLAAYSALGALFVNTNQQQRAIDEYRKIVERRPDSAAIYTLIGMLEMNLQNIDAAIDNYRKALAIDQNAIFAANNLAWLYAQHGKGNLDEAVRLAQTAVQANPEVPSFVDTLGWVYYKKGLYAAAAEQLKKAATVDENAARRNNVSPSPTYRYHLGVALAANGDKAGARREIESALRLAEKSHFPEADEAKKALGTL is encoded by the coding sequence ATGAAAAATCGAGAGTGCCGCCGCAAGTCTTACGTCCTTCCTCTGTTTCTTTCCCTGCTCGCCGCCATCTTTGTTCTTGGCGCGTGCACCACGCCGGAAAAAGCCAAAGCCAACCACGTCGCCCGTGGCCAGGCGCTTCTGAAAGAGAAGAAGTTTCAGGAAGCCGTGCTGGAGTTTCGCAGCGCCCTGCAAATCGACGACAAACTCGCCGAAGCGCATTGGGGACTGGCGAACGCCTACGAAGGTTTGCAGCGTTACCAGGAAGCCTTCGAAGAGATGCGCGCGACGGCGTCACTCGATCCGAACCACCTCGACTCGCGCGTGAAGCTGGGTAACTACTACCTGGTCGGCGCAAAGCATTCATCCGCAGCGCTCGGCGAAGCTGAGCGGCTCGCGAAAGAAGTGCTCGAGAAAGATCCCAATCACATCGAAGGTCACATCCTGATGGGTGGCGTCCTGTTTGCGCAGGACAAGAAGCAGGAAGCGTTCGCGGAGCTGAATCGCGCGATCGAATTGAATCCGCAGCGTGTCGAATCGTACCTGAGTCTCGCTCGCTTTTATGTGTTGACGCGCGACATCGCGACCGCCGAGGCGACTTATCAGCGCGCGATTTCCGTCAGTGGCGGATCGGCGATGGCGCATTACGAATACGGAAAGTTTCTGGTCGGCGCACAACGACTCGATGAAGCCGAAGCCGCGTTTCAAAAAGCGGTCCAGGTCGAACCGAGCAATCGCGATGCGCGCTTCATCATTGCCAGCTTCTACCTGGTCAACAAGCGGCTCGACAAAGCTGAAGAGTCCTACAAAGCACTGGCCGAAATGGACAAAGACAAGCCTGAGGGCCGTTCGATCCTCGGCGACTTCTACTCGTCAGTCGGTCGTTTGGACGAAGCGATTGCGATTTACCGAGAAGTGCTGACGAAATCGCCGGACTACACGCAGGCGCATTACCGTTTGGCCGAGATCATGTTGAACCGCCGCGATGTCGCGGGCGCCAAAAACGAAGTCGACTCGGTTCTGAAGAATGACGCGACGGATCGCCAGGCATTGATTCTGCGCGCGCGCATCCAGATGCAGGCGGGCCAGGCGAACGATCTGAAAGTAGCGATCGAAGACCTGCGCGAAGTGCTGAGGCAGGAGCCCAACTCTCGTGCCGGGCTGTTCTTCATGGCGGAAGCCAACTTCCGTCTGGGCCAGATGGATCAGGCGCGGGTGTTCGCCGGCGACCTCGAGCGAAACTATCCCGACTACCTGCCTGCCAAGCTGATGCAGATTCAAATTAATCTCGCGAGCGGCGATGCCAAGTCAGCGCTGAAACTCGCGGAGCAGTTGCAGGAGCGTCTGGCGAAAGCCGCGCCCGATCGCGATACGTCGCCGCAGATGCTCGTCGAGTTAAGAGTCAAAGCGCTGATCGCGCATGGCTCGGCCGCGTTACAGCTGCGAGATATCAAAACTGCTCGCCAGGATTTCACCGCCGCGCGCGATGCCGCCCCGAACAGCCCTGACAGTCACGTAAACCTCGCGGCCGTCGCACTTGCCGAGAGCAAGGTGGACGAAGCCATCGGCTTCTACAACAGCGCGCTCGCGATTGACGGCGCCCACTTCAATTCGCTGCGTGGGCTGATGAACGTCTACACCGCGCAGAGAAAACCCGACCAGGCACACGCGCGCATCGATCAAGCCATCGCCTCGCAACCCAGTAATGCTTCGCTGCACTTCCTGAAGGGCCAGGTCTACGGCTACGAGATGAACGCGCAGGGCGCAGAAGCTTCGTTCCGCCGCGCCCTGGAGATCGACGGGAACTATCTGGCTGCCTACTCGGCTCTCGGCGCACTGTTCGTGAACACGAACCAGCAGCAACGCGCGATCGACGAGTATCGAAAGATTGTCGAGCGCCGTCCTGACAGCGCGGCGATTTACACGCTGATCGGCATGCTCGAAATGAACCTGCAGAACATTGACGCGGCGATCGACAACTACCGCAAGGCGCTGGCGATCGATCAGAACGCGATCTTCGCCGCGAACAATTTGGCGTGGCTCTACGCGCAGCATGGCAAAGGCAACCTGGACGAAGCGGTGCGGCTGGCGCAAACCGCCGTGCAGGCGAACCCGGAAGTACCGAGCTTCGTCGATACGCTGGGCTGGGTTTACTACAAGAAAGGCCTGTACGCCGCTGCCGCCGAACAACTGAAGAAGGCCGCGACCGTCGATGAGAACGCCGCGCGCCGCAACAACGTCTCGCCTTCGCCCACTTATCGCTATCATCTCGGCGTCGCGCTGGCGGCAAACGGTGACAAGGCCGGTGCGCGTCGCGAAATCGAAAGCGCGCTGCGCCTGGCTGAGAAGTCGCATTTCCCCGAAGCCGACGAAGCTAAGAAAGCTTTGGGAACGCTGTAA